A stretch of the Teretinema zuelzerae genome encodes the following:
- the murC gene encoding UDP-N-acetylmuramate--L-alanine ligase encodes MKHFVLPEDLNGFRIHLVGIKGTGMAALTELLCAKGAVVTGSDVPEIFYTDAILNALGVKVFASFSPENIHPDTRLVIHSSAYSRQSNPELIEAAKLSIPMLLYSEALGEFSAHSYSCGIAGVHGKTTTTGMAGTLLKGLDLDGSALAGSVISSFDDHCTMINGNRFFIAETCEYQYHFLSFHPRKILLTSIESDHQDCFPTYESILSAFMQYINKLPQYGELIYCADDPGACEAARMIFSSRPDMVFTGYGEKATGDYRIEFKGIRNERQVFSVKGFPGDFKLKVPGRHNVKNAAGALALTFSLAKEAGKEIDFSLLGKAREALESFSGSRRRCEIIGESGGVLIIDDYGHHPTAIRSTLEGLKEFYPERRIIVDFMSHTNSRTEALLEDFAASFGAAHEVILHKVYASAREGPDTGATGMKLFEAAKKKHKNVKFFQEVLEARPWLKEHLLPGDLFVTMGAGDNWRLGKAVLEDRRNV; translated from the coding sequence ATGAAGCACTTCGTTTTACCCGAGGATCTGAATGGATTCAGGATTCATTTGGTCGGAATTAAGGGTACAGGCATGGCGGCTTTGACGGAATTGTTGTGCGCGAAAGGAGCTGTCGTTACCGGCAGCGACGTGCCGGAGATTTTTTATACCGACGCCATTTTAAATGCGTTGGGCGTCAAGGTGTTCGCCTCTTTTTCGCCGGAAAATATTCATCCCGATACGCGGCTTGTCATCCATTCGTCGGCCTACTCAAGACAGTCGAATCCCGAACTGATCGAAGCCGCCAAGCTGAGCATTCCGATGCTTTTATATTCCGAGGCGCTTGGAGAATTTTCCGCTCATTCCTACTCCTGCGGAATCGCCGGCGTTCACGGAAAGACCACCACGACCGGCATGGCCGGAACCCTCCTGAAGGGCTTGGATCTTGACGGATCGGCTCTTGCGGGGAGCGTTATTTCCAGTTTCGACGACCATTGCACCATGATCAACGGGAACCGCTTTTTCATCGCAGAAACCTGCGAGTATCAGTATCATTTCCTTTCGTTTCATCCCAGAAAAATACTCCTTACGAGCATAGAAAGCGATCATCAAGACTGTTTTCCGACCTACGAATCGATTCTTTCCGCCTTTATGCAATACATCAACAAGCTTCCCCAATACGGAGAGCTCATTTATTGCGCAGACGACCCGGGCGCCTGCGAAGCGGCGCGCATGATCTTTTCAAGCCGGCCTGACATGGTTTTCACCGGCTATGGAGAAAAGGCCACCGGAGATTACCGGATAGAATTCAAGGGCATCAGGAACGAGCGCCAGGTCTTTTCGGTGAAGGGGTTTCCCGGCGATTTCAAGTTGAAAGTTCCCGGGCGCCATAACGTGAAGAACGCGGCCGGAGCCCTGGCCTTGACGTTCTCACTCGCGAAGGAAGCCGGAAAGGAAATCGACTTCTCTCTGCTCGGCAAAGCACGGGAAGCCCTGGAGTCTTTTTCAGGTTCGCGCAGAAGATGCGAAATTATCGGCGAAAGCGGCGGAGTGCTCATTATCGACGACTACGGCCATCATCCGACTGCTATCCGTTCGACCCTCGAAGGGCTTAAAGAATTTTATCCTGAACGGAGAATCATCGTGGATTTTATGAGCCATACCAATTCGAGAACCGAAGCCCTCCTCGAAGATTTCGCAGCTTCATTCGGCGCCGCTCATGAAGTGATTCTGCACAAGGTGTATGCTTCGGCCAGGGAGGGTCCCGATACGGGAGCAACCGGAATGAAACTTTTCGAAGCCGCTAAAAAGAAACATAAGAACGTCAAATTTTTTCAGGAAGTGCTTGAGGCTCGACCCTGGCTTAAGGAACATCTCCTTCCCGGAGATCTTTTCGTTACGATGGGAGCGGGGGATAATTGGCGTCTCGGAAAAGCGGTTTTGGAGGATCGGAGAAACGTATGA
- a CDS encoding bifunctional folylpolyglutamate synthase/dihydrofolate synthase encodes MRPRRQTELFCEWLENYLDYERIRKKEDFSLETIRFLVQRFKNPQASFRSIHVAGSKGKGSVSVMLSSILEASGRQSGLYTSPHLLDFTERVTRSGQPFSEEIYGRACDRVVPLVDSIIPGSIPGHGEPSWFELVTLFSFVVFQEAKLPWAVIETGLGGRLDATNVILPEASVITPIELEHTEYLGNTIEAIAGEKAGIIKPGVPVFTAPQDAKALSVLRAKAQSMQAPLIELTEVIDSLHAEPVDTGLKVEISFKHNRGAFNPEFSRPLSFTLSLPSIIQAENAALAACAAKAIIPDLEESVIEEGLSRAWLPGRFEIVGNNPPLVLDGAHTVKSLALTMKTFRSRYSGPANLVFACAADKNVDEMARLFDADFAHITVTRPGDKKQSDFDRVLAAFERERGSKADSRLEGMPEYQNAITTAVQRSRDEGRPLLITGSFYLVAEAKKLLASLNPDR; translated from the coding sequence ATGCGTCCACGTCGACAGACAGAACTATTCTGTGAATGGCTCGAAAATTATCTCGATTATGAACGGATACGCAAAAAAGAGGATTTCTCTCTGGAGACGATCCGATTCCTTGTTCAGCGTTTTAAGAATCCGCAAGCTTCGTTTCGTTCGATTCATGTCGCAGGCTCGAAGGGCAAGGGTTCGGTTTCTGTAATGCTTTCCTCCATACTGGAAGCCTCCGGCAGGCAATCAGGCCTGTATACCTCGCCCCATCTGCTCGATTTCACCGAACGGGTAACCAGATCCGGACAGCCGTTTTCCGAAGAAATATACGGAAGAGCCTGCGATCGGGTTGTTCCGCTGGTGGATTCGATCATCCCGGGATCCATTCCCGGCCATGGGGAACCGAGCTGGTTCGAGCTGGTTACCCTCTTTTCCTTCGTCGTTTTTCAGGAAGCGAAACTGCCCTGGGCCGTCATTGAAACGGGGCTGGGCGGCCGACTGGACGCGACCAATGTAATTCTCCCCGAAGCATCGGTTATAACGCCGATCGAGCTGGAGCATACCGAATATCTGGGTAATACGATCGAGGCCATCGCAGGAGAGAAGGCAGGCATTATAAAGCCGGGCGTGCCTGTTTTTACGGCTCCCCAGGACGCGAAGGCTCTATCGGTTCTCCGGGCCAAAGCCCAATCGATGCAAGCTCCGTTGATCGAGCTGACGGAAGTAATAGATTCCCTGCATGCCGAACCCGTCGATACAGGATTGAAGGTAGAAATCTCATTTAAACATAACCGAGGGGCATTCAATCCTGAGTTTTCACGTCCGCTTTCATTTACTTTGTCCCTCCCTTCGATCATCCAAGCCGAAAACGCGGCGCTCGCGGCCTGCGCCGCAAAAGCGATCATCCCCGATCTTGAAGAATCGGTCATTGAAGAAGGCTTGTCGCGCGCCTGGCTGCCCGGCAGGTTCGAAATAGTCGGCAATAACCCGCCGCTTGTGCTTGACGGAGCCCATACGGTAAAAAGCCTTGCGCTGACCATGAAGACATTCCGCTCCCGTTATTCAGGGCCGGCGAACCTGGTGTTCGCATGCGCGGCCGACAAAAACGTCGACGAAATGGCTCGGCTTTTCGATGCTGATTTTGCCCATATCACCGTCACCCGGCCCGGAGATAAAAAACAAAGCGACTTCGACCGCGTCCTCGCAGCCTTCGAGAGGGAACGCGGGAGTAAAGCTGATTCCCGGCTGGAAGGGATGCCTGAGTATCAAAATGCGATAACGACAGCCGTTCAGCGATCACGGGACGAGGGAAGACCTCTTTTGATCACCGGTTCCTTTTATCTGGTGGCTGAAGCGAAAAAACTGCTTGCTTCATTGAATCCGGATCGATAA
- a CDS encoding pseudouridine synthase family protein codes for MIQEPRVIADSLSWTLLEKPHGLPSAPLKIDETLNLTSWFLDRFPEGRNVKGYKDIEFGLVHRLDTATTGLVLFAKTQSAFDFFKQQQERDQINKTYHALSTRLSDAFASPWTEISQFRSWGPGRKEVRPVYRGMKGWIDGGKEYRTEIRAIEPVDFPSYDYNSSGKTVLIECNITKGFRHQIRSHLSMRGYPIIGDRLYHPGWKGVPESEDPPLQLFATGIRFIDPDSMKQAVFSLQPPDKRNR; via the coding sequence TTGATTCAGGAACCCCGCGTCATAGCCGATTCGCTCAGCTGGACTTTGCTTGAAAAACCCCACGGATTGCCGAGCGCGCCTTTAAAAATCGATGAAACGCTCAATCTGACTAGTTGGTTTCTGGATCGCTTTCCGGAGGGCAGGAACGTGAAGGGCTATAAGGATATTGAATTCGGTTTAGTTCATCGGCTGGACACCGCGACAACGGGCCTGGTGCTTTTTGCGAAAACGCAAAGCGCCTTCGACTTTTTCAAACAGCAACAGGAACGCGATCAAATCAATAAAACCTATCATGCTTTATCGACTCGATTATCCGATGCGTTTGCCTCACCCTGGACAGAAATTTCTCAATTCCGTTCGTGGGGTCCGGGAAGAAAAGAGGTGAGGCCGGTATACAGAGGCATGAAGGGCTGGATCGACGGCGGCAAAGAGTATCGTACCGAAATACGCGCTATCGAGCCGGTTGATTTCCCTTCATATGATTACAACTCTTCGGGAAAAACCGTTTTGATCGAATGCAACATTACGAAAGGGTTCAGGCATCAGATCCGGTCGCATCTATCAATGCGCGGATACCCGATAATCGGCGACCGTCTTTATCATCCCGGCTGGAAGGGCGTCCCTGAATCCGAAGACCCTCCGCTCCAGCTCTTTGCGACAGGAATCCGGTTTATCGATCCGGATTCAATGAAGCAAGCAGTTTTTTCGCTTCAGCCACCAGATAAAAGGAACCGGTGA
- a CDS encoding RluA family pseudouridine synthase: MPRNKYTVDSSAGSGMRLDKYCATLEGAPSRSRLKNGALQIVVNDAPAKMSRQVRAGDVIIIEWEDPLPETPEPENIPLDILYEDENVTVVNKKQGMVTHPAAGNWTGTLVHALLWHWGGRCSCGGMRPGIVHRLDKDTSGVLITAKNRESETWLQDQFSGRKVKKIYAAILSGVPKKKDGEIKTHLFRDPRNRKRFTWSEESGRGKASWTSYQVVAVYGSYSLVLFTLHTGRTHQLRVHSKFLGCPILGDPVYGKKDPLFPSATLMLHARSLTIALPFSSEIKTFIAPFPRRFAKVIRKLRDTYDRRKEL, from the coding sequence TTGCCCCGCAATAAATATACGGTAGATTCCTCGGCGGGGTCCGGCATGCGGCTGGATAAGTACTGCGCAACGCTCGAGGGCGCTCCGAGCCGTTCGAGGCTTAAAAACGGAGCTCTCCAGATAGTCGTAAACGACGCACCCGCTAAGATGTCCCGCCAGGTGCGCGCCGGCGACGTTATAATAATCGAATGGGAAGATCCTTTGCCTGAAACTCCCGAACCAGAGAACATCCCGTTGGACATCCTTTACGAAGACGAAAACGTCACCGTCGTAAACAAGAAGCAGGGAATGGTGACACATCCGGCCGCCGGAAATTGGACGGGGACTCTTGTGCACGCCCTGTTATGGCATTGGGGCGGCAGATGTTCCTGCGGAGGCATGCGCCCTGGAATCGTCCATCGATTGGACAAGGACACTTCGGGAGTCCTCATAACCGCGAAAAATCGAGAGAGCGAAACCTGGCTGCAGGATCAATTCAGCGGGAGAAAGGTGAAAAAAATCTACGCCGCTATTTTGTCCGGAGTGCCGAAAAAAAAAGACGGCGAAATCAAGACGCATCTATTTCGCGATCCGAGAAACCGTAAACGCTTTACCTGGTCTGAAGAATCGGGCAGGGGCAAGGCCTCGTGGACAAGCTATCAGGTTGTTGCCGTGTACGGAAGCTACTCGCTAGTACTGTTCACTCTGCATACTGGTCGAACCCATCAACTCCGGGTTCACAGCAAATTCTTGGGCTGCCCCATTCTCGGCGATCCTGTTTACGGTAAAAAAGACCCTCTGTTCCCGTCGGCTACGCTCATGCTCCATGCGCGCTCGCTGACTATAGCCCTGCCGTTTTCCTCCGAAATAAAAACGTTCATCGCTCCCTTTCCCCGGAGATTCGCCAAGGTAATTCGAAAGCTCAGGGATACCTATGACCGCAGGAAAGAGCTTTGA
- a CDS encoding YggS family pyridoxal phosphate-dependent enzyme codes for MGVKENLDDIRERIAKACHRSGRSPDSVALAAVSKFHSRDEILEALQAGHVLFAENRAQEIVDKFPDILAHHAGAAVHFIGSLQRNKVKKILPLVSCIQSVDRREILAEIGKEAAALQKTMPILFELHTGEDSKAGFAGEQSLFEAIDLLSEYPYLRCSGLMTMAPFTREEKPIRDSFRKAIAVRDECVKRYPSLDFSCISMGMTNDFEIAIEEGSTLLRIGTAIFGERA; via the coding sequence ATGGGCGTGAAAGAGAATTTGGACGACATCCGCGAACGGATAGCTAAAGCGTGCCATCGTTCCGGCCGTTCTCCCGATTCAGTCGCCTTGGCGGCAGTGAGCAAATTCCATTCCCGCGATGAAATCTTGGAAGCTCTGCAAGCCGGGCACGTATTGTTCGCTGAAAACCGCGCGCAGGAAATCGTCGATAAATTTCCCGATATTCTGGCGCATCATGCCGGCGCGGCCGTCCATTTCATCGGTTCCCTTCAACGGAATAAGGTGAAGAAAATCCTCCCTCTCGTGTCCTGCATACAATCCGTAGATCGCCGCGAAATATTGGCGGAAATCGGCAAGGAAGCCGCTGCGCTTCAAAAAACGATGCCGATTCTGTTCGAGCTGCATACGGGAGAGGATTCGAAAGCGGGATTCGCTGGCGAACAAAGCCTTTTCGAGGCGATAGATCTGTTATCAGAATATCCTTATCTCCGCTGTTCGGGCTTGATGACGATGGCTCCGTTCACCCGGGAAGAAAAGCCGATCCGCGATTCATTCAGAAAAGCGATAGCCGTAAGGGATGAATGCGTGAAAAGATATCCTTCGCTCGATTTTTCGTGCATATCGATGGGAATGACGAACGATTTTGAAATAGCGATAGAAGAAGGATCAACCCTTTTGAGAATCGGAACCGCTATTTTCGGAGAGCGCGCATGA
- the rsmA gene encoding 16S rRNA (adenine(1518)-N(6)/adenine(1519)-N(6))-dimethyltransferase RsmA, which yields MNTLPDYDSPTALKLYLEERGLGMQKKFGQNFLVNRSSRTRLVDALGIEKGSTVWEVGPGLGSMTHEILERGAELTAFEIDRGFAAVLRDIFSEYPNFSLIEGDVLKTWEKEFTRAGTPQCLFGNLPYNIAAVILGDFISAGIRFERIVVTVQKEVALRMAAKPDSEDYSSFSVLCQWGYDVKPLMDLAGGSFWPQPNVTSRAVVLAKRSDWPRCSSPKVFMSLLRGLFSSRRKTLRNNFTAWMALRSEFTGFSKEFPEQILIEAGIDPSARAETLKVDDFLRLSDTVVSKWA from the coding sequence TTGAATACTTTACCGGATTATGATTCTCCCACCGCGCTGAAACTCTACCTCGAGGAAAGAGGGCTGGGCATGCAGAAGAAATTCGGACAGAACTTTTTGGTAAACCGAAGCAGCCGCACTCGTCTGGTCGACGCCCTCGGAATAGAGAAAGGCTCTACGGTATGGGAAGTCGGACCGGGATTGGGTTCAATGACGCATGAAATACTGGAGCGCGGAGCCGAGTTGACCGCGTTCGAAATAGATCGCGGTTTCGCGGCCGTTCTCAGGGATATTTTTTCGGAATATCCCAATTTTTCCCTGATCGAAGGCGATGTCTTAAAAACCTGGGAAAAAGAATTTACCCGGGCCGGAACGCCCCAATGCCTGTTCGGAAACCTTCCGTATAACATCGCGGCTGTTATCCTGGGAGATTTCATCTCGGCGGGAATCAGGTTTGAACGCATCGTTGTTACCGTTCAAAAGGAAGTCGCCCTCAGGATGGCGGCAAAACCCGATTCAGAGGATTACTCTTCGTTTTCCGTATTATGCCAGTGGGGGTACGATGTAAAACCGCTGATGGATCTTGCGGGAGGTTCGTTCTGGCCGCAGCCGAATGTCACAAGCCGGGCAGTCGTGCTTGCAAAGCGTTCGGACTGGCCTCGTTGTTCCTCTCCTAAGGTGTTCATGTCTCTATTGCGCGGTCTTTTTTCCTCGCGCCGCAAAACGCTTCGCAATAATTTCACCGCATGGATGGCGCTCCGCTCGGAATTTACCGGTTTTTCGAAGGAGTTCCCGGAGCAAATTCTTATAGAAGCAGGCATTGATCCGTCAGCAAGGGCAGAGACATTGAAGGTCGATGATTTTCTCAGGCTTTCCGATACGGTGGTTTCCAAATGGGCGTGA
- a CDS encoding ComEC/Rec2 family competence protein produces MVRESTHVPPVVPVAVSAACAFYAFTALSSLLTLERRLAAVIDFGVAVTAAGIAASLYISLRSRPETGCRTIRFIYAGILLAFTAWSVHATTAGRYASLLPRDQWRTVYCTARGEPRNWGEKFRVLTCDVREVTDAAGAVFSASGTMEAVLPAELVRSGLPGGIADGRGTRSYIADGFPLVLSGETRKDRNGRSAFYADAIVARQTVPTDSDQGVGIPMRLRSALRLRLIRLLYELGASGGFLLALLSGSREYLEPDTAEAFRSTGLSHILALSGMHLSLLGGVALGAGTKIGGRKLGIRLALPAMLFFVWFAGSSPSLLRALLMSLLSHGCLLLGIPVKAGALLAGAVILHMMIAPADMVSIAFMLSTGALLGIIVIGESLTAIVKPSIPVSLASPIAASIGAQCMTAPLVSLVFGCLAPCGILASVFVSPFASFFLVSGLAVVTISLLVPAFAHAAGALIEIQYACILRIIDFFRAFPPLSLSSAAGKMTAGFMPLLIGLCFVYLSFRSSKRRSSLEYFTGL; encoded by the coding sequence ATGGTAAGAGAGTCGACACACGTTCCTCCTGTAGTTCCTGTGGCTGTTTCGGCGGCGTGCGCTTTTTATGCGTTCACCGCATTGTCGTCTCTTCTGACGCTTGAACGCCGGCTTGCTGCCGTAATTGATTTCGGCGTCGCAGTGACGGCCGCCGGCATCGCAGCCTCGCTCTATATATCGCTCCGCTCCCGCCCTGAGACCGGATGCAGAACAATCCGTTTTATATATGCCGGCATTCTGCTCGCTTTTACTGCGTGGAGCGTTCATGCGACGACAGCCGGCAGGTATGCAAGCCTTTTGCCACGCGATCAGTGGCGGACGGTGTATTGCACAGCCCGGGGAGAACCCCGCAACTGGGGCGAAAAATTCCGTGTTTTAACCTGCGATGTCCGCGAAGTTACAGACGCTGCCGGCGCCGTATTTTCCGCAAGCGGAACTATGGAGGCCGTCCTTCCGGCCGAACTAGTCCGATCCGGTTTGCCGGGGGGAATCGCGGACGGTAGGGGAACGAGATCCTATATTGCAGATGGATTCCCCCTCGTTCTTTCAGGCGAAACGCGGAAAGATAGAAACGGACGATCGGCCTTTTATGCCGATGCGATCGTGGCGCGGCAAACGGTTCCAACGGATTCGGATCAAGGCGTCGGCATACCGATGCGGCTGCGCTCTGCACTGAGGCTTCGCCTTATACGTTTGCTCTACGAATTGGGAGCATCCGGAGGATTTCTTCTGGCGCTTCTTTCCGGAAGCAGAGAATATCTCGAGCCTGATACGGCAGAAGCGTTTAGATCGACAGGGCTTTCGCATATTCTTGCCTTGTCGGGAATGCATTTATCTCTTTTGGGCGGAGTCGCCCTGGGAGCCGGAACTAAAATAGGCGGCAGGAAGCTGGGAATCAGGCTTGCGCTGCCGGCAATGCTTTTTTTCGTCTGGTTCGCCGGATCTTCTCCCTCGTTATTGAGGGCCCTCCTCATGTCCCTTTTATCGCATGGATGCCTTCTTCTGGGAATTCCGGTTAAAGCGGGGGCTCTTTTGGCAGGGGCAGTGATCCTTCATATGATGATCGCTCCGGCCGACATGGTTTCAATCGCCTTCATGCTCTCGACCGGGGCTCTTCTCGGCATAATCGTCATCGGCGAATCGCTTACTGCTATCGTAAAACCGTCTATTCCCGTATCTCTTGCCTCTCCGATCGCCGCGTCCATCGGCGCCCAATGCATGACGGCTCCTCTTGTTTCTCTTGTCTTCGGATGCCTCGCTCCCTGCGGCATTCTCGCATCCGTATTCGTCAGCCCGTTCGCATCGTTTTTTTTGGTTTCCGGACTGGCGGTTGTAACTATTTCCCTGCTAGTTCCAGCATTCGCCCACGCTGCCGGCGCCTTGATCGAGATTCAGTATGCATGCATCCTTCGAATTATCGATTTTTTCAGAGCGTTTCCCCCATTGTCATTATCATCTGCGGCGGGTAAAATGACCGCCGGCTTTATGCCGCTGCTCATAGGCCTTTGCTTTGTATATCTCTCTTTCAGAAGTTCCAAGAGGAGGTCTTCGCTTGAATACTTTACCGGATTATGA